In Deltaproteobacteria bacterium, one genomic interval encodes:
- a CDS encoding TIGR00730 family Rossman fold protein — translation MEKQFVIDDFKLGESWRLFKIMGEFVDGVENLHDLGPAVSIFGSARMRPEDPVYKKTEKIAALFAKNDFAVITGGGGGVMEAANKGAAEAGGTSAGLNIRLPFEQKPNNYANVRLEFNYFFIRKVMFIKYAAAFIAMPGGFGTLDELFEVITLVQTHRIKPLPVILVGSEHWTGLTAWIEERILAERLASPKDMDIFQIMDDPHEIVNFVKRVVIL, via the coding sequence ATGGAAAAGCAATTTGTCATCGACGATTTTAAGCTGGGAGAAAGCTGGCGGCTGTTTAAGATAATGGGCGAGTTCGTGGACGGGGTCGAAAACTTGCATGACCTGGGACCGGCGGTGAGCATCTTTGGGTCGGCGCGCATGCGGCCGGAGGATCCGGTGTACAAGAAGACGGAAAAAATAGCGGCCCTGTTCGCCAAAAACGATTTCGCCGTCATTACCGGCGGTGGGGGAGGCGTCATGGAGGCGGCCAACAAGGGCGCTGCCGAAGCCGGCGGCACGTCGGCGGGACTGAATATCCGTCTCCCTTTCGAACAAAAGCCCAACAATTACGCCAATGTGAGGCTGGAGTTCAACTATTTCTTCATCCGTAAGGTGATGTTCATCAAGTATGCGGCCGCCTTCATCGCCATGCCCGGCGGATTCGGAACCCTGGACGAACTGTTCGAGGTGATCACCCTGGTGCAGACCCACAGGATCAAACCCCTGCCGGTCATTCTGGTGGGCAGTGAGCACTGGACCGGTCTGACAGCGTGGATCGAGGAGCGCATCCTGGCGGAAAGGCTGGCATCTCCCAAGGACATGGATATTTTTCAAATCATGGACGACCCCCATGAGATCGTGAATTTTGTCAAGCGGGTTGTCATCCTTTGA